One Kineococcus aurantiacus genomic window carries:
- a CDS encoding DUF4365 domain-containing protein, which yields MLNDNVAQGSYGEALIQVMACAAGLTWSKKHLDVDGTDLSVHYPGRAPNGRRHAQIDMQIKSDSAPSIVDESISYSLPARNYDDLVGEPGIEFPVPRILVVVKTPKNIEEYMVLRQENYELNHLAYWVSLMNEEPVADSAKYRTAHVPLSNPLSAETLQNLVTRKVEEWR from the coding sequence GTGCTGAACGACAACGTAGCTCAAGGAAGCTACGGCGAGGCGCTCATACAGGTGATGGCTTGCGCGGCGGGGCTTACCTGGTCCAAGAAGCATCTAGACGTCGACGGCACCGACCTCAGCGTGCATTACCCCGGCCGAGCGCCAAATGGGCGCCGACACGCTCAAATCGATATGCAAATCAAGTCCGATTCGGCGCCCTCCATTGTTGATGAATCGATCAGTTATTCACTACCGGCAAGAAATTATGACGACTTGGTGGGAGAACCGGGAATTGAGTTTCCCGTGCCGCGAATTCTTGTTGTTGTCAAGACGCCAAAAAATATTGAAGAGTACATGGTGCTCCGCCAGGAGAACTACGAACTCAATCATCTCGCATACTGGGTCTCGCTAATGAACGAGGAACCCGTTGCCGATAGTGCGAAATATCGAACGGCTCACGTGCCGCTGAGCAATCCGCTGTCCGCGGAGACCTTGCAGAATCTTGTCACACGAAAGGTGGAGGAATGGCGATGA